In a single window of the Rhizobium tropici CIAT 899 genome:
- a CDS encoding amidase: MGSPSYADATELAGAIKSGTLTCVDAMQAALDACAKQDELGAITHVNPETGLAAALALDQEASVYPERFAQRVFAGVPMVAKDLGGPFPGLPVTAGSRLFTRTGKGEDSDLAERFRDAGLCAFGLSTSPEFGFSLASEPAIGPISRNPLDPSRTAGGSSGGAAAAVAAGIVAIAHATDAGGSIRVPAACCGLVGLKPTRGAMPGGPSFGNHLGGIASELAVTRSVRDTAAIFDVIRGKTRGPYADIAQHPAKTGKLRVGLLTDTGRHYAIESDRAQAVEAAARFLESQGNELISIRWDEMESAVQASARAFGDIISVNIAGLIDDLKLDVRLVETMTQAFIMRGRAMPATVLWRSLNGAVRASRTLWEIFDRVDVIVLPMLAAAPPPIGSFPTDHSDTDLHLERMASFAPLASLANISGFPAITLPFGEDDEGLPLPVQIMAPMGEDKLLLKLASVLEVEQRWQHRFPIAGFPT; this comes from the coding sequence ATGGGCAGCCCGTCATACGCCGATGCCACGGAGCTGGCCGGCGCCATCAAATCCGGCACGCTTACCTGCGTGGATGCCATGCAGGCTGCGCTTGATGCCTGCGCCAAGCAAGATGAGCTTGGCGCCATTACCCATGTCAATCCTGAAACAGGGCTTGCCGCAGCGCTCGCCCTGGATCAGGAGGCCTCGGTGTATCCCGAGCGCTTTGCGCAGCGCGTCTTTGCCGGCGTGCCGATGGTCGCCAAGGATCTCGGCGGCCCCTTCCCGGGGCTGCCGGTGACCGCTGGTTCCCGGCTGTTCACTCGTACCGGCAAAGGTGAAGACAGCGATTTGGCAGAGCGCTTTCGCGATGCCGGCCTCTGCGCCTTCGGCTTGAGCACCAGCCCGGAATTCGGCTTCTCACTCGCATCCGAACCTGCGATCGGCCCGATCAGCCGAAATCCGTTGGACCCGAGCAGAACCGCCGGCGGCTCGTCGGGTGGCGCCGCGGCCGCAGTCGCCGCCGGTATCGTGGCGATCGCGCATGCGACAGACGCGGGGGGCTCGATCCGCGTGCCGGCCGCCTGCTGCGGCCTTGTCGGGCTGAAACCGACGCGCGGCGCTATGCCCGGCGGCCCCTCCTTCGGCAATCATCTCGGCGGCATCGCCAGCGAACTTGCGGTCACCCGCTCCGTGCGCGACACCGCAGCGATCTTCGATGTTATCAGGGGAAAGACAAGGGGGCCGTACGCGGACATCGCTCAACACCCAGCCAAGACGGGCAAACTTCGCGTCGGCCTCCTTACCGATACCGGACGGCACTACGCTATCGAGTCGGATCGGGCCCAAGCGGTGGAAGCGGCAGCCAGGTTCCTGGAAAGCCAAGGAAACGAGCTGATATCCATCCGTTGGGATGAGATGGAAAGTGCCGTTCAAGCCAGCGCCCGCGCTTTTGGTGATATCATCTCCGTCAATATCGCCGGCCTGATTGACGATCTCAAACTGGACGTGCGCCTCGTGGAGACGATGACGCAAGCCTTCATCATGCGCGGACGCGCCATGCCGGCAACAGTCCTTTGGCGCTCACTTAATGGCGCCGTCAGGGCAAGCCGCACTCTGTGGGAAATCTTCGACAGGGTCGATGTCATCGTCCTGCCCATGCTTGCCGCGGCACCACCGCCGATTGGCTCTTTCCCTACGGATCATTCGGACACCGATTTGCATCTCGAGCGCATGGCCTCCTTTGCGCCGCTTGCCTCGCTCGCCAATATATCCGGCTTTCCGGCGATCACACTTCCCTTCGGCGAAGATGACGAAGGGCTGCCGCTGCCGGTGCAGATCATGGCTCCCATGGGTGAGGATAAGCTGTTGCTGAAGCTTGCATCTGTGCTCGAGGTCGAGCAACGGTGGCAGCACCGTTTCCCGATTGCGGGCTTCCCGACATGA
- a CDS encoding ABC transporter ATP-binding protein, producing MTTAVLTIEGVSKRFGSTLANDNISLSLARGEIVALLGENGAGKTTLMSILFGHYVPDTGRILIDNAELPQGKPRAAIRAGVGMVHQHFSLAPNLTVLENIMTGTERLWSLTSQMTAARNKLLAISERFGLKVDPDARLGDLSVGEQQRVEILKALYNDARILILDEPTAVLTQIEAEKLFSTLKQMAAQGLSLIFISHKLDEVMATADRIVVLRGGKVAAERQASQTSKAELAELMVGHRVTRPTREASTPGDIVLEARDITVKSGGVERLKKISFHVRAGEVLGIIGVSGNGQATLGQILSGTTNRSSGELLLFGKPVGDLDVAAVIDAGVGRIPEDRNRDGAIGEMAIWENAVLERLSSYSKHGLVDRSAGMAFAQEIIEAFDVRGGSAASRTRLLSGGNMQKLILGRNLHERPRILIAAQPARGLDEGAVAAVHGRILDARRQGTAVLLISEDLDEVIALADRIQAIVGGRLSAPIDAGEADARLLGLMMAGEWKDKSGTEHAI from the coding sequence ATGACCACAGCCGTTCTCACCATCGAAGGTGTCAGCAAGCGTTTCGGCAGCACCCTCGCCAATGACAATATCTCGCTGTCCTTGGCAAGGGGCGAGATCGTTGCCCTGCTCGGAGAAAACGGCGCCGGCAAGACGACGCTGATGAGCATCCTCTTCGGCCACTATGTGCCCGATACCGGCCGCATCCTGATCGACAATGCGGAACTGCCACAGGGCAAGCCGCGCGCCGCAATTCGGGCTGGCGTCGGTATGGTGCATCAGCATTTCTCGCTGGCACCGAACCTGACCGTGCTCGAAAACATCATGACGGGCACCGAGAGGTTGTGGTCGCTCACATCTCAAATGACGGCGGCCCGCAACAAGCTTCTGGCGATCTCAGAACGTTTCGGCCTGAAGGTCGACCCCGATGCCCGCCTCGGCGATCTCTCGGTCGGCGAGCAGCAGCGGGTGGAAATCCTGAAAGCGCTCTACAACGATGCGCGCATCCTGATCCTCGACGAGCCGACCGCCGTTCTCACCCAGATCGAGGCAGAAAAGCTCTTCTCGACGCTGAAACAGATGGCGGCACAAGGCCTGTCCTTGATCTTCATCTCCCACAAGCTCGATGAAGTCATGGCAACGGCCGATCGTATCGTCGTCCTGCGTGGCGGCAAGGTCGCGGCCGAAAGACAGGCGTCTCAGACCAGCAAGGCCGAGCTTGCCGAACTTATGGTCGGACATCGCGTGACACGCCCGACCCGCGAAGCGTCGACGCCGGGCGATATCGTTCTCGAAGCGCGCGATATCACGGTAAAAAGCGGTGGCGTCGAACGGTTGAAAAAGATCAGCTTCCATGTCCGCGCAGGCGAGGTTCTGGGGATCATCGGCGTGTCGGGCAACGGCCAGGCGACCTTGGGGCAGATTCTGTCCGGCACCACAAACCGTTCCTCCGGCGAGCTTCTTCTGTTCGGCAAGCCCGTCGGCGATCTTGATGTGGCTGCGGTGATCGATGCAGGCGTCGGTCGCATTCCGGAAGACCGAAATCGTGATGGTGCGATCGGTGAAATGGCGATCTGGGAGAATGCCGTGCTCGAGCGCCTGTCTTCCTATTCGAAGCATGGTCTGGTCGACCGCAGTGCTGGCATGGCCTTCGCGCAGGAGATCATCGAGGCATTCGATGTGCGCGGCGGCAGTGCGGCAAGTCGCACCCGACTGCTGTCTGGCGGCAACATGCAGAAGCTGATCCTTGGCCGCAATCTCCATGAACGCCCGCGTATCCTCATCGCCGCCCAGCCGGCGCGCGGACTGGACGAAGGGGCCGTGGCCGCCGTTCATGGACGCATTCTGGATGCCCGCCGACAGGGCACCGCCGTTCTATTGATCTCGGAGGATTTGGACGAAGTGATTGCCTTGGCCGATCGCATCCAGGCCATCGTCGGCGGTCGCCTTTCGGCACCGATCGACGCCGGTGAGGCCGATGCACGCCTGCTGGGATTGATGATGGCCGGAGAATGGAAAGACAAGAGCGGGACCGAACATGCGATTTGA
- a CDS encoding ABC transporter permease: protein MSTLVDIIASAGLWAAVLRIATPLIFGTLGALLCERAGVLNLGIEGIMTFGAMIGWLSVYHGADLWTGLLIAAIAGAIFGLLHSALTVTLGLSQHVSGLGVTLFASSFSYYVFRLIVPVAGTPPTITPFQPIAIPGLSTLPFIGPALFTQTAPTYFAILIALVMAYLIFRTPVGLAIRMTGENPHAAEAQGLNPMNIRYGAIIAGSALMGMGGAFLTLSAFNSFFPTMVQGRGWICIALVVFSSWRPGRALFGALLFAFFDAFQLRLQTAVQGVPYQIFLMTPYVLSIVALAVMSRRARVPQALMQPYRRGER, encoded by the coding sequence ATGAGCACGCTGGTCGATATCATTGCTTCAGCCGGACTTTGGGCTGCCGTGCTGCGGATTGCGACGCCCTTGATCTTCGGCACGCTTGGTGCGCTGCTTTGCGAACGGGCCGGCGTCCTCAATCTCGGCATTGAGGGCATCATGACCTTTGGCGCGATGATCGGCTGGCTCTCCGTCTATCACGGCGCCGATCTCTGGACTGGTCTTTTGATCGCGGCGATCGCCGGCGCCATTTTCGGACTGCTGCATTCGGCCCTGACGGTGACGCTCGGCCTGTCGCAACATGTTTCAGGTCTCGGTGTGACGTTGTTTGCATCCAGTTTCAGCTACTACGTCTTCCGGCTGATCGTCCCTGTCGCCGGGACGCCGCCGACCATCACGCCGTTCCAGCCGATCGCCATTCCCGGGCTTTCCACCCTGCCCTTCATCGGCCCTGCTCTCTTTACGCAGACCGCCCCGACTTATTTCGCAATCCTAATCGCGCTCGTCATGGCCTACCTCATCTTTCGGACACCGGTGGGGCTTGCGATCCGCATGACGGGTGAGAACCCGCATGCGGCCGAGGCTCAAGGCCTCAACCCCATGAATATCCGCTATGGCGCGATCATTGCCGGCAGCGCGCTGATGGGCATGGGCGGCGCCTTCCTGACGCTTTCCGCCTTCAACAGCTTCTTTCCGACGATGGTGCAGGGCCGCGGCTGGATCTGCATCGCGCTCGTCGTCTTTTCGTCCTGGCGGCCGGGCCGGGCGCTGTTCGGCGCCCTGCTCTTCGCCTTCTTCGACGCATTTCAGCTGCGCCTGCAGACGGCGGTGCAGGGTGTGCCCTATCAAATCTTCCTGATGACGCCCTACGTTCTGTCCATTGTTGCCCTTGCCGTCATGAGCAGGCGCGCCCGCGTGCCGCAGGCGCTGATGCAACCCTATCGCCGCGGCGAGAGATAA
- a CDS encoding ABC transporter permease: MRFERREHRPLYMMTLAPLLAIIAALALAGILIAIAGAPVFEAYRRILLGAFGSRLSATETLTRATPLILTGLAAAVAFRARLWNIGAEGQFYFGAIAVAAFGSKMLAGLPSPILIPLLMVIGAIAGMILILVPLWLRLRFSVDEVVTSLILNFIAVLFVSMLIDGVLKDPTAFGWPQSQALADHAMLPKLIARSRLHIGFAIAIIIAAIVYFVQSRTVFGMQSRATGLNPSGAVFAGVRLGSTLVKVACLSGGLAGLAGAIEVMGVKGYVTTDLSPGFGYAGIVVAMLANLNPLGVVLAAIFTATMFVGADGMSRSLGIPTYIADVTVALSLLTMLIALFFTQYRIRR, from the coding sequence ATGCGATTTGAACGGCGCGAGCACCGCCCACTCTACATGATGACCCTGGCTCCCCTGCTTGCAATCATCGCAGCGCTCGCGCTCGCCGGCATCCTGATTGCGATTGCCGGCGCGCCGGTCTTCGAGGCCTATCGGCGGATCCTGCTCGGTGCCTTCGGCTCCAGGCTTTCGGCAACGGAGACGCTGACCCGCGCGACACCGTTGATACTAACAGGTCTCGCCGCTGCGGTCGCCTTTCGTGCCCGCCTGTGGAACATCGGCGCCGAGGGACAATTCTATTTCGGCGCCATTGCCGTTGCGGCCTTCGGGTCGAAAATGCTCGCCGGCCTGCCCAGCCCGATCCTCATTCCGCTGTTGATGGTGATCGGCGCCATTGCCGGCATGATCCTGATCCTCGTGCCGCTATGGCTGCGGCTGCGCTTCTCCGTCGACGAAGTCGTGACGAGCCTTATTCTGAATTTCATCGCCGTTCTCTTCGTCTCCATGCTGATCGACGGCGTGCTGAAGGACCCGACGGCATTCGGCTGGCCGCAATCCCAGGCGCTTGCCGATCACGCCATGCTACCTAAGCTGATCGCCCGATCGCGCCTTCATATCGGCTTTGCAATTGCGATCATCATTGCGGCGATCGTCTATTTCGTCCAGTCGCGCACGGTCTTCGGCATGCAGTCGCGAGCAACCGGCCTCAATCCGTCAGGCGCCGTCTTCGCCGGCGTTCGCCTCGGCTCGACCCTCGTCAAGGTTGCCTGTCTTTCCGGCGGGCTTGCCGGCCTTGCCGGCGCGATCGAAGTGATGGGCGTCAAAGGTTACGTCACGACCGATCTGTCGCCCGGCTTCGGCTATGCCGGCATCGTTGTTGCCATGCTTGCAAACCTCAACCCGCTCGGCGTCGTCCTCGCGGCGATCTTCACCGCCACCATGTTCGTCGGCGCCGACGGCATGAGCCGCAGCCTTGGCATCCCCACTTACATCGCCGACGTCACGGTCGCCCTGTCGCTGCTGACCATGCTGATCGCGCTGTTCTTCACGCAATACAGGATCCGCCGATGA
- a CDS encoding BMP family protein → MTNEIILSRRAVIASGIALGVSALAPAARAAAPLKVAGIHASPVENAWNSCLHKALQDAAKEGVIEYVFSEGVSGTDYPRAMREYAEQGNKLIIGEAYAVEKEARQVAADYPDTAFVLGSSGEAADSNFGVFGTWNYDGAYLAGMLAGKMTKSNVVGSVGAIPIPEVNMLINAFAAGVKAVNPDCKHLVSFIGTFFDPPKAREAGLAQIDAGADILFGERIGTADAAKERHIKSVGSLIDYTPRYPDTVFANAMWYFRPILNAAIADVAAGKPVGRNYTAYGLMKEGGSDIVYVKGIAPAEAEAAMEKVRADIKAGTFEVPKVADQPK, encoded by the coding sequence ATGACCAATGAAATCATACTGTCACGCCGTGCCGTCATTGCATCGGGCATCGCTCTCGGCGTCAGCGCTCTTGCGCCGGCTGCGCGCGCGGCCGCGCCGCTCAAAGTGGCAGGCATTCACGCCTCGCCGGTCGAAAACGCCTGGAATTCCTGTCTTCACAAGGCACTTCAAGATGCGGCCAAGGAAGGCGTTATCGAATACGTCTTTTCCGAAGGCGTTTCCGGCACGGACTATCCCCGCGCGATGCGCGAATATGCCGAACAAGGCAACAAGCTGATCATTGGTGAAGCCTATGCGGTGGAAAAGGAAGCACGTCAGGTCGCTGCGGACTACCCGGATACGGCCTTCGTTCTCGGCTCCAGCGGCGAGGCTGCCGACAGCAATTTCGGCGTCTTCGGCACCTGGAACTATGACGGCGCCTATCTTGCCGGCATGCTGGCGGGCAAGATGACCAAGTCGAATGTCGTCGGCTCGGTCGGCGCCATCCCGATCCCGGAAGTCAACATGCTGATCAACGCCTTTGCTGCCGGCGTCAAAGCGGTCAATCCTGACTGCAAGCATCTCGTCTCCTTCATCGGCACCTTCTTCGACCCGCCGAAGGCACGCGAAGCCGGTCTCGCGCAGATCGACGCCGGCGCCGACATTCTCTTCGGTGAGCGCATCGGCACCGCGGATGCCGCCAAGGAGCGGCATATCAAATCGGTGGGATCGCTGATCGATTACACGCCGCGCTATCCCGATACCGTCTTTGCCAATGCCATGTGGTACTTCCGTCCCATTCTCAATGCCGCAATCGCCGACGTTGCCGCCGGCAAGCCGGTCGGCCGCAACTACACGGCCTATGGCCTGATGAAGGAAGGCGGCAGCGACATCGTCTATGTGAAGGGCATCGCACCGGCAGAGGCCGAAGCTGCAATGGAGAAGGTCCGCGCCGACATCAAGGCCGGGACCTTCGAAGTGCCGAAGGTAGCGGATCAGCCGAAGTAA